Genomic segment of Natronoarchaeum philippinense:
CGCCACTCTCTACGCCCGGCCCGACACTCGGAGTCGTCGGCGGCGGACAGCTCGGACGGATGCTTGCGGAGGCTGCCGGCCCGCTCGGGATCGAACTCGTCGTGCTCGATCCCACGCCGGAGTGTCCGGCCTCTCCGGTCTGTCGGGATCAGATTGTCGGGGAGTTCGACGACGACGAAGCGGTCCGCGAACTCGCCGAACGGTCGGACTTCCTGACCTTCGAGATCGAGCTAGCCGATCCCGAACTGCTCGAACGCGTCCAAGAGGAGACCGGCGTTCCGGTTCATCCCTCGCCGGACACGCTCCGGATGATCCAAGACAAGCTCGTCCAGAAGGACGCGCTGACCGACGCCGGCATTCCGGTTCCCGAGTACCGAGCGGTCGACGACGCCGACGAGCTGCGCGACGCCCTCGACGAGCTGGGTTCCCCGGCGATGGTGAAAGCCCGAGAGGGCGGCTACGACGGCCGCGGGAACGCCCCGATCGAATCGCCCGAGGACGCCGAAGCCGTGCTCGACGAGATCGGCGGCGCGGCGATGGTCGAGGCGTTCGTGGAGTACGAGCGCGAACTGTCGGTCATCGGCGTCAAGGGCGCCGACGGCGTCGCGACGTTCCCCGCCGGCGAGAACGTCCACCGCGAGGAGATCCTCCGGGAAACGGTCGTGCCCGCGCGTGCCGACGAGGACGTGCGCCGACGCGCACAGGAGGTCGCCACCGACGTTCTCGAACTGATGGACGGCCGGGGCGTCTACGGCATCGAGCTGTTTCAGGGACCCGACGACGAGATTCTGGTCAACGAGATCGCGCCGCGGCCCCACAACTCTGGCCACTGGACGATCGAAGGTGCAGTCACATCGCAGTTCGAACAGCACGTGCGCGCGGTGACCGGCCGTCCGCTCGGCGCGACCGACCGCCGGTCGCCGACCGTGATGACGAACCTACTGGGCGATGTCGAGGAGACCCAACCCGCCGCGCTCCGCGGCGTCGAGGAGATTCTGGGGACCTCGCGCGCCGCGCTCCACTGGTACGGCAAGCGCGACGCTCGCCCGCTGCGGAAGATGGGCCACGTCACGCTGACCGGCGCGGACGACGCCGACGTGGAGGACCTGCTCGCACGGGTTCGCGGGCTCCGCGATTCTGCCACGTTCGTCGGACAGGACTGACGCCGACGAGCACTCGTCGGACCGGGCACTCTTCGGGTCGGGCAGTGGCGTCAATCCGAACCCAAAACGTACATTGATCGGTTGGCCGTCGTTCCGAGCATGACGGGATCTGCAGAAGTGGATTCGCTGATCGAGGAGCTACACGCACAGGCCGAACAGGACCGCGACCCCGAGGCCACGCCCGACGTGGGCATCATCATGGGGAGCGACTCGGATCTCGATGTGATGGCCGGCAGTGAGGACGGCCGCGCCGGCGCCTACGACGCGTTCGTCGAAGAGTTGGGCTTCGAGGAACAGACCGACTACGACGATCCGCCGGAGAGCCGCTTTACGTTCGAGACGTTCGTCGTCTCTGCCCACCGGACGCCCGAACTGATGTACGCCTACGGCGAGACCGCCGCCGACCGCGGCATCGACGTGCTCATCGCAGGCGCGGGCGGGAAGTCCGCCGACTTACCGAACATGACGGCCTCGATCGCGTACCCGCTGCCGGTGATCGGCGTCCCCGTCCAAGAGAAGTCAGTCGATTCTGTGATCGGGATGCCCACCGGCGCGCCGCTGGTCGCCGTCGACGCCGGGAAGTCCTTTAACGCCGCACTGTCGGCAGCGCAGATCCTCGCTCGCGAGCACGACGAGCTCCGCGATCGCCTCGTAGAGTACCACGAGAACCTGCAGGACGATGTCGGCGTCGTTTCGCGAGACCTCCACGAACTCGGGACGCCCGAGTTTCGGGAGCGCCGGGAGTAACGCGCGACGACACCTACGGGTGCGCTGCGAGTCGGCTCTGGTGACGTGTTTGCGGGCCGAAACGCAAGAATCAACCCTTATATGGGTGCGTTCCCAACCTCCGAACGTCACGGAGAATATCGCATGTCATGGATAGCAGTCGGCGCGTTGGCGCTGGTAGCCGTTCTGGTACCGCTCGGGATGATAGCGGTATCGTGGCTGCTGCGGCCGACCGTGCCGGAAGACAGTAAACGCGCCACCTACGAGAGCGGCGAGATCCCGACAGGGGGGACGCAGATCCGTTTTAACATCCAGTACTACATGGTCGCGCTCCTGTTTCTCGTATTCGACGTCGAGACCGTGTTCGTCTTCCCCTGGACGATCGTCTACCAGTCGGTGATCGAGGACTTCGGACTCGTCCGTGCCCTCGTCCCGATGCTGGTGTTCATCGGTACGCTCGTCGTCGGTCTCGTCTGGGCCTGGCGCAACGGCGCAGTCAAATGGGCCCGCAGCGTGCGGGTCGCAGACCCCTCAGGAAACGTTGAACAATGAGTAGCGACACACCACGGGAAGCAATCACCGGGAGTACAGACCCGCTAACAGAGACGCGCGAAGCGCGTATGGGGTCGGGCACCGACGACCGCTTCAACTCGAAGCTCCGCGAGGCGTTCGGCGCATCGCCCTTCATCCTCACCAAGTTCGACTCCTTTATGAACTGGGTGCGGG
This window contains:
- a CDS encoding 5-(carboxyamino)imidazole ribonucleotide synthase; translation: MATPLSTPGPTLGVVGGGQLGRMLAEAAGPLGIELVVLDPTPECPASPVCRDQIVGEFDDDEAVRELAERSDFLTFEIELADPELLERVQEETGVPVHPSPDTLRMIQDKLVQKDALTDAGIPVPEYRAVDDADELRDALDELGSPAMVKAREGGYDGRGNAPIESPEDAEAVLDEIGGAAMVEAFVEYERELSVIGVKGADGVATFPAGENVHREEILRETVVPARADEDVRRRAQEVATDVLELMDGRGVYGIELFQGPDDEILVNEIAPRPHNSGHWTIEGAVTSQFEQHVRAVTGRPLGATDRRSPTVMTNLLGDVEETQPAALRGVEEILGTSRAALHWYGKRDARPLRKMGHVTLTGADDADVEDLLARVRGLRDSATFVGQD
- a CDS encoding AIR carboxylase family protein, which codes for MTGSAEVDSLIEELHAQAEQDRDPEATPDVGIIMGSDSDLDVMAGSEDGRAGAYDAFVEELGFEEQTDYDDPPESRFTFETFVVSAHRTPELMYAYGETAADRGIDVLIAGAGGKSADLPNMTASIAYPLPVIGVPVQEKSVDSVIGMPTGAPLVAVDAGKSFNAALSAAQILAREHDELRDRLVEYHENLQDDVGVVSRDLHELGTPEFRERRE
- a CDS encoding NADH-quinone oxidoreductase subunit A, which encodes MSWIAVGALALVAVLVPLGMIAVSWLLRPTVPEDSKRATYESGEIPTGGTQIRFNIQYYMVALLFLVFDVETVFVFPWTIVYQSVIEDFGLVRALVPMLVFIGTLVVGLVWAWRNGAVKWARSVRVADPSGNVEQ